The sequence ACATAGCTGCCAGAGCCTTCTTTACGGGTGATGTAGCCATCGCGCTGTAGCTGAATGTAGGCATTTTCGACCGTGTCGCGCGCCACGCTGAGCGACTGGGCCAAGGTACGGCTGGCCGGCAGCTTACTGCCGGGCGTCAAAACGCCTTCTAGAATAAGGGCGCGCAGGACGCGCTGAATGCGCAGATGTCGCTCCAAGGTTTGCAGTTCTGGCTGATTCAGACGGATGCGAATGGTTTCCAGCGAAAAAGACTTGCTCATGGCTAGGCCTCGTGGGGCTTAATGGCGATAAAGAGGGACGGGGTGATCGTGTCCGTCAGTGTAGCCTTAAACACCGCTGCTTGTCATGGCGTGTTTAAGGCTACGGATTTGTTTTGTTGGATAGATTTAAACCGGCATGCGGTATTCAATGCAGCCTGATTTGGCCGCAATCCAGTCGTACAGCTTTTGTGCGCGGGCATTGGTGTGGTGGGTGTGCCAGTACAGGCGGCCACACTGCTGCTGTTGCGAAAAAGCCTGCACCCATTCGATCAGGCGTTTGCCTGCACCGCTGCCGCGGACGCTGGGGTCGACGTAGAGGTCTTCTAGGTAGCAAAAGTCTGCAACGGCCCAGGTAGAGCGATGCACCACATAGTGGACAAAGCCAACCATTTGGTCACCCACCAGCGCCACGGCGGCGTGAACGGGTTCATTCGGATCTAAGAAGCGCTGCATCTGGGTGGTGGACACTTCTGGTGCGAGGGTGACCTCATAAAAATCTTGGTAGGCCTGCCAAAGCGGCAGCCAGGCGTCAAAATCGGTGGCTTGAATCGGGCGTAGGGTTAGGGTGGTCATATTAGGGCCTGTCTTAACGATTAAAAAGAGCTGAAGCGCAGCCATCATAGCCAAGGAAATGGCTGGATGGTCATGCCAGTTTTTAGGTAATCAACAGACCGCTTTTAAGGCATCCCCGCTTTAGTCTGCACCATAGGCTGCTGCGGCGGCCATGAGCTGTTCGATTTGATCATTGCACAAGAGCGGTCGTAGCGCGGTGAACTTGGCTTCTGACCAGGTATAAATCTGTAGTGCCAGCAGCTGTCCAATCACCTTTGGCGCAAAGCGCTGACGAATCGGTTTGGCAGGGTTGCCAGCCACGATGGTGTAGGGGGCGACGTCTTTGGTGACAATGGCGCCCGAGGCAATGACGGCGCCTTCGCCTATGGTGACGCCGGGCATGATGGTGGCGCGAATGCCGATCCAAGCACCGTCGTGGATGACGGTGTCGCCCTTGCCGATGTAGGCGTCTTCAATGTGCTCAATAAAGGGGTAGAGGCTAAACCAATCGGTGCGGTGGGTGTGGTTGCCGCCCATTAAAATAATGGCTTCGGCACCGATGCAGACATAGTTGCCAATGTAGAGTTGATCAACGGGCCAAGGAGAATCCCAGTGGCTGAGGCTGTATTCATCGCCATATAAATAGCGCACTACGCTGTCTTCAAAAGAGCCGCTCCACGCCGCGCTGTAATAGCTTTTCTC comes from Neisseriaceae bacterium CLB008 and encodes:
- a CDS encoding CatB-related O-acetyltransferase, coding for MSHPEPKHWSIVEYLHETVKNPNIHIKGEKSYYSAAWSGSFEDSVVRYLYGDEYSLSHWDSPWPVDQLYIGNYVCIGAEAIILMGGNHTHRTDWFSLYPFIEHIEDAYIGKGDTVIHDGAWIGIRATIMPGVTIGEGAVIASGAIVTKDVAPYTIVAGNPAKPIRQRFAPKVIGQLLALQIYTWSEAKFTALRPLLCNDQIEQLMAAAAAYGAD
- a CDS encoding N-acetyltransferase family protein; protein product: MTTLTLRPIQATDFDAWLPLWQAYQDFYEVTLAPEVSTTQMQRFLDPNEPVHAAVALVGDQMVGFVHYVVHRSTWAVADFCYLEDLYVDPSVRGSGAGKRLIEWVQAFSQQQQCGRLYWHTHHTNARAQKLYDWIAAKSGCIEYRMPV